From one Paenibacillus terrae HPL-003 genomic stretch:
- a CDS encoding alpha/beta fold hydrolase produces MKTYHNVEVNGIEIFYRQAGNPDKPVIVLLHGFPSASHMFRDLMPVLEEDFFLIAPDYPGFGNSSSPDRTDFQYTFENITHIIDCFISKLKLTKYALYVFDYGAPIGFRIAMRNPERITAIISQNGNVYREGLGAKWAAREEFWRNPTHEKRESYRIAFAPETIRKQYIDGTKDNRVSPDGYILDSAYMSRPGNGEKQLDLIYDYQTNVKMYPRFQQYLQQYQPALLAVWGENDVSFIPAGAVAFKKDLPDSEIHLLDTGHFALETHAKEIGELMINFFEYNEIR; encoded by the coding sequence ATGAAGACTTATCATAATGTTGAAGTAAATGGAATCGAAATATTTTATCGGCAAGCTGGAAATCCAGATAAACCTGTTATTGTATTGCTTCATGGTTTTCCAAGTGCAAGCCATATGTTTAGGGATCTCATGCCGGTATTAGAAGAAGACTTTTTTTTAATCGCTCCTGATTATCCGGGTTTTGGGAATTCATCATCACCTGACCGAACTGATTTTCAATATACATTTGAGAATATAACCCATATAATTGATTGTTTTATTTCTAAGCTTAAGCTTACTAAATATGCATTATATGTATTTGATTATGGAGCACCAATTGGATTTCGTATTGCAATGCGAAACCCAGAACGTATAACAGCAATAATAAGCCAAAATGGTAACGTGTATCGTGAAGGATTAGGTGCAAAATGGGCGGCAAGAGAAGAATTTTGGCGTAATCCAACTCATGAAAAGAGAGAAAGTTATAGAATTGCCTTTGCCCCAGAAACCATAAGGAAACAGTATATTGATGGAACCAAAGATAATAGGGTCTCTCCAGACGGCTATATTCTTGATAGTGCATATATGTCCCGACCCGGGAATGGCGAAAAACAATTGGATTTAATATACGACTACCAAACTAATGTGAAGATGTATCCACGTTTTCAACAATATCTCCAACAATATCAGCCTGCTCTATTAGCTGTTTGGGGGGAAAATGATGTTTCATTTATTCCTGCAGGTGCGGTAGCTTTCAAAAAAGATCTACCGGATTCGGAAATTCACTTATTAGATACAGGACATTTTGCTTTGGAAACCCATGCTAAAGAAATAGGAGAATTAATGATAAATTTTTTTGAATATAACGAGATACGGTAG
- a CDS encoding LysR family transcriptional regulator yields the protein MDIHLLEVFIQAAHEGSISKTAKKLNYAQSNVTHKIQQLEADLQTSLFYRHKKGITLTPSGQVLVSYTEKIFNTINEARAAVGNSSTPSGPLIIGSLETTAAVRLPTALAQYHLKYPKVDFSLITGPTEKLLHAVLRYELHGAFVSGPIEHPELLQKKVIEETLVLVTSSQHPVMTSIHDLQNHTMLVFPKGCSYRAKLNSLLQEEGLLPVKLMEFGTLETILACVSAGLGITLLPLSIIADYEVRGKVTSHPLPAKHSSVTTMFVKRKDTLITSALSAFLDEVKNIVTEKS from the coding sequence GTGGATATTCATCTATTAGAGGTATTCATTCAAGCAGCTCATGAGGGTAGTATTTCGAAAACCGCTAAGAAATTAAACTATGCTCAATCAAATGTTACACACAAGATCCAACAGTTAGAGGCAGATCTACAGACATCCTTATTTTATCGTCACAAAAAGGGAATTACTCTTACTCCCTCTGGACAAGTTTTGGTATCATATACCGAAAAAATATTTAATACGATTAATGAAGCCCGAGCAGCAGTAGGGAACTCTTCTACTCCTTCAGGTCCTCTTATTATTGGTTCATTGGAAACAACAGCAGCTGTACGGTTACCTACTGCTTTAGCTCAATATCATTTGAAATATCCGAAAGTAGATTTTTCATTAATTACTGGACCCACCGAAAAGTTACTTCACGCAGTTCTTCGATATGAACTGCATGGAGCTTTTGTTTCGGGTCCAATTGAACATCCTGAATTACTGCAAAAGAAAGTAATTGAGGAGACACTCGTTCTTGTAACTTCATCACAACATCCTGTAATGACATCTATCCATGATCTACAAAATCATACAATGCTAGTCTTCCCTAAAGGATGCTCATACCGTGCAAAACTAAATTCTCTCTTACAAGAAGAGGGATTATTACCTGTAAAATTAATGGAATTTGGGACCCTTGAAACGATACTTGCTTGTGTCAGTGCTGGCTTGGGTATTACTTTACTGCCTTTGTCCATAATTGCTGATTATGAAGTTCGTGGGAAGGTAACCAGCCATCCATTACCGGCTAAACATTCCTCTGTAACTACGATGTTTGTTAAGCGAAAAGATACCCTTATTACGTCAGCGTTATCAGCCTTTTTGGACGAAGTGAAGAACATTGTCACTGAAAAATCATGA
- a CDS encoding DMT family transporter: protein MAIFFMIFALLAGMALPTQFSVNSQLRTVVGSPITASAISFTVGAASLIIISFFTKGAFVKKEWLEAPWWMWTGGLLGAFYVLATTILMPRIGVAATVGYVLAGQVIVSIIIDHFGLIGATMHTLNIPRLLGALLVIAGVIVVQKF, encoded by the coding sequence ATGGCTATTTTTTTTATGATATTTGCATTACTGGCAGGGATGGCCTTGCCTACTCAGTTCAGCGTTAATTCTCAGTTAAGGACGGTTGTTGGTTCACCTATTACCGCCTCAGCCATTTCGTTTACGGTAGGAGCTGCTTCGTTAATTATCATTTCATTCTTCACAAAAGGGGCGTTTGTCAAAAAAGAGTGGCTCGAAGCACCCTGGTGGATGTGGACAGGTGGACTTTTGGGCGCTTTCTATGTGTTGGCAACAACGATCCTTATGCCCAGAATTGGTGTAGCAGCGACTGTCGGTTACGTTCTGGCAGGACAAGTTATCGTATCGATTATTATTGACCATTTTGGATTAATTGGGGCGACTATGCACACTTTGAATATTCCTCGATTATTGGGGGCGCTTTTGGTTATCGCAGGAGTTATTGTTGTTCAAAAATTTTAA
- a CDS encoding glycoside hydrolase family 1 protein encodes MRDIKKDFLWGGAIAANQAEGAHRKDGRGLSTADIQPFVPGADPTDLHFNDMDSETFERYKNGAYIYPKRQGVHFYDRYKEYIDALAEMHVKALRLSISWSRIFPNGDDEIPNEYGLAFYDRLFEYMKEKNIEPIVTIFHYEMPLNLVEQYGGWANPKLIDYFVKYGQTVLQRFHQTVKYWIIINQINLVHKEAFASLGILKDKVDHYEQAKFQAVHHQFVASAKITEFGHKLNPTIQLGVMLADTLTAPYSCEPADVELNFRRNRMQYFYSDVLIRGEYPEYALTYFEDHGIQLKITESEIDLLRNNTADFLAVSYYWSNTVKASENSMDPNSTVKNPHLKANRWGWSINASGLYLCMSKYWDRYHVPMMIAENGIGFKDVLTGDNHVHDDYRIEYHRDHIAAMKKAIREGADIFAYCSWAPFDIISAGTAEMSKRYGFIYVDYDDEGSGSGQIHYKDSFHWYKQVIDSNGEDLYPSISNSDEN; translated from the coding sequence ATGAGAGACATAAAAAAAGATTTTCTGTGGGGAGGGGCTATTGCGGCCAACCAAGCAGAAGGTGCACACCGCAAGGATGGAAGAGGGTTAAGTACTGCTGATATTCAGCCATTTGTTCCAGGCGCTGATCCTACTGATCTGCACTTTAATGATATGGATTCTGAAACATTCGAACGGTATAAAAATGGAGCATACATTTATCCTAAACGACAAGGTGTTCATTTTTATGATCGTTATAAAGAATATATTGATGCCCTCGCTGAGATGCATGTAAAAGCATTGCGTTTGTCCATTTCATGGAGCAGGATTTTTCCAAATGGAGATGACGAAATTCCGAATGAGTACGGTTTGGCCTTCTATGATCGATTATTTGAATACATGAAAGAGAAAAATATAGAACCCATTGTGACGATTTTCCATTATGAAATGCCGCTGAATTTGGTAGAGCAATATGGAGGTTGGGCGAATCCCAAATTGATCGATTATTTTGTGAAGTACGGACAAACCGTACTTCAGAGATTTCACCAGACGGTTAAGTACTGGATTATCATTAATCAGATTAACCTTGTCCACAAAGAAGCTTTTGCTTCTCTAGGGATACTAAAGGATAAAGTAGATCACTACGAGCAAGCTAAGTTTCAAGCGGTACATCATCAGTTTGTAGCGTCCGCAAAAATTACCGAGTTTGGCCACAAACTTAATCCAACGATTCAATTGGGCGTGATGCTAGCCGATACGTTAACTGCACCTTACTCATGTGAACCTGCAGATGTTGAACTAAACTTCAGGCGAAATCGAATGCAATATTTTTATAGCGATGTCCTCATTCGAGGAGAATATCCTGAATATGCACTCACTTACTTCGAAGATCACGGCATTCAGTTAAAGATTACTGAATCTGAAATAGATTTGCTTCGGAACAACACAGCTGATTTCCTTGCAGTCTCATATTATTGGTCCAATACCGTTAAAGCTAGCGAGAATTCGATGGACCCTAATTCTACCGTTAAGAATCCCCACTTAAAAGCGAATCGATGGGGGTGGTCCATAAATGCATCAGGTTTGTATCTCTGTATGTCCAAGTACTGGGACCGATACCATGTTCCTATGATGATTGCTGAAAACGGCATTGGATTCAAGGATGTATTAACAGGCGATAATCATGTTCATGACGATTATCGTATTGAATATCATCGGGATCATATTGCAGCTATGAAAAAGGCAATACGTGAAGGAGCGGATATCTTTGCCTATTGCTCATGGGCTCCATTTGACATCATTAGCGCGGGTACTGCTGAAATGAGCAAGAGATATGGCTTTATTTATGTGGATTATGATGATGAAGGAAGTGGAAGTGGACAAATCCACTATAAAGATAGTTTTCACTGGTATAAGCAAGTTATTGATTCAAACGGTGAGGATCTTTATCCATCCATAAGTAATTCAGATGAGAACTGA
- a CDS encoding tautomerase family protein — protein MPLVHFDLIEGRDKESIKRLLDVSHEVIVEAFDVPERDRYQIVHEHSAYQMIIEDTGLEINRTDNLVVLTIISKARPNDKKEKLYSLLAERLEKHCGISPHDVMVSIVENGEADWSFGLGEAQFLNGKL, from the coding sequence TTGCCATTGGTTCATTTTGATTTAATTGAAGGTAGAGATAAAGAGAGTATTAAACGGTTATTAGATGTTTCACATGAAGTAATAGTTGAAGCTTTTGACGTTCCAGAGCGAGACCGATATCAGATTGTTCATGAACACTCAGCTTATCAAATGATTATTGAAGATACTGGATTGGAAATTAACCGCACGGATAATCTTGTCGTTTTAACAATCATCAGCAAAGCTAGACCAAATGACAAAAAGGAAAAGCTTTATTCTTTATTAGCAGAGAGATTGGAGAAGCACTGTGGCATATCTCCTCATGATGTAATGGTGAGTATTGTAGAAAATGGCGAAGCAGATTGGAGCTTCGGACTGGGTGAAGCACAATTTTTAAATGGTAAATTATAG
- a CDS encoding beta-glucoside-specific PTS transporter subunit IIABC: MSYKKMSKDILDGVGGKENVNAVWHCATRLRFKLNDASAADTKKIENTDGVITVVNSAGQYQVVVGNSVAQVYEELTSLPGMAVHASANTESASESDGRKFNPISQLMDFVSAVFTPFLGALAGSGILKGILALVTTLHWLSTDSGAYKVWNAASDAIFYFLPIFLAFTAAKKLKVNQFVAVSLAGALIHPSLVEIVSNSQTIDFFGIPIVPITYTASVFPILLSIWGLSYLEPVLNRFFPESIRNMLTPLVSLVIMLPLTLALIGPLGTKISDLLAWVLLAIYGFSPLLAGLILGAFHQSIVMLGVHWALITLMINNVANQGYDQWLPIVCAAVLSQAGAALGVFLKTRDPKIKGLSGSAAISAIFGITEPAIYGVTLKLKRPFYCAMIAAGIGGAVIGSFEVHASTFTFPSLLAIPTYLGQGFLGEVIGLIIAFFGAAILTFFFGVSNKTVTNSTEIQANPNEVMMAVEGQIVPLTNVNDEVFASEAMGKGAGIVPINGTVTAPVNGTVSSVYKTGHAIGIVSDSGIELLIHIGINTVKLKGQHFNPLVKENDQIKMGDKLVEFDLEQIKASGYDPTVMVIITNSTNYQVQVNLDDSNSKQLFHVTPIKSQN, from the coding sequence ATGAGTTATAAAAAAATGTCAAAGGACATTCTCGACGGCGTGGGTGGTAAAGAAAACGTCAATGCGGTTTGGCATTGTGCTACAAGATTGCGGTTCAAACTAAATGATGCTAGTGCTGCTGATACCAAAAAGATTGAAAACACAGATGGGGTCATAACGGTTGTTAATAGTGCTGGGCAGTATCAGGTAGTCGTTGGTAACTCTGTAGCTCAAGTCTATGAGGAGCTAACTTCGTTACCTGGAATGGCTGTACATGCTTCTGCCAATACTGAAAGCGCTTCAGAAAGCGATGGAAGGAAATTTAATCCTATTAGCCAATTAATGGACTTTGTTTCTGCTGTATTCACACCATTTCTTGGAGCCCTAGCTGGATCGGGAATTTTAAAAGGGATTCTGGCCTTAGTCACAACTTTGCATTGGTTGTCGACTGATAGTGGTGCGTATAAAGTTTGGAATGCAGCAAGTGATGCCATTTTCTACTTCTTGCCAATATTCTTGGCATTTACAGCGGCCAAAAAGCTAAAAGTTAATCAATTCGTAGCCGTATCGTTGGCCGGCGCACTGATTCATCCATCCTTGGTGGAAATTGTGTCCAACTCCCAGACGATTGATTTCTTTGGTATACCAATTGTTCCAATTACGTATACTGCATCTGTATTTCCTATATTGTTATCGATATGGGGGCTTTCCTACTTGGAACCTGTGTTGAATAGATTCTTTCCCGAATCGATTCGTAACATGTTAACCCCTTTGGTTTCGTTAGTGATCATGTTGCCTTTAACTTTGGCTTTGATTGGGCCATTAGGAACTAAGATCAGTGATCTGCTCGCCTGGGTTTTGTTAGCGATTTATGGTTTTTCGCCGCTACTCGCCGGGTTGATCTTGGGTGCTTTCCATCAATCCATCGTAATGTTAGGAGTCCATTGGGCGTTGATTACGCTAATGATCAATAATGTTGCTAACCAAGGATACGATCAATGGTTGCCTATCGTATGTGCAGCTGTACTTTCCCAAGCTGGCGCAGCTCTCGGTGTATTTTTGAAAACTAGAGACCCCAAAATTAAAGGGCTTTCGGGCTCAGCAGCAATCTCAGCTATTTTTGGAATTACGGAACCTGCAATCTACGGTGTAACCCTAAAATTAAAGCGTCCATTCTACTGCGCAATGATTGCCGCGGGTATTGGAGGCGCTGTTATTGGTTCTTTTGAGGTGCACGCATCCACATTTACATTCCCAAGTTTGTTAGCCATTCCAACATATCTAGGGCAAGGTTTCCTTGGGGAAGTTATTGGACTGATTATTGCCTTTTTTGGAGCGGCCATTTTAACGTTTTTCTTCGGTGTGTCTAATAAGACTGTGACAAATTCTACAGAGATTCAAGCAAATCCGAATGAAGTTATGATGGCTGTGGAGGGGCAAATTGTACCTTTAACCAATGTAAACGACGAAGTGTTTGCTTCTGAGGCGATGGGGAAAGGGGCAGGGATTGTCCCAATCAATGGAACCGTTACAGCGCCTGTTAATGGTACGGTAAGCAGTGTCTACAAAACTGGCCATGCAATCGGCATTGTATCTGATTCCGGGATAGAACTTTTGATTCATATCGGCATTAATACCGTGAAATTAAAGGGACAACATTTCAACCCGTTGGTGAAGGAAAATGACCAAATTAAAATGGGCGACAAATTGGTCGAGTTTGATTTGGAACAAATCAAAGCTTCGGGATATGATCCTACAGTAATGGTTATTATTACGAATTCAACAAATTATCAAGTACAAGTGAATTTAGATGACTCAAATTCAAAACAGCTATTTCATGTTACTCCTATAAAATCTCAAAATTAA
- a CDS encoding BglG family transcription antiterminator, with translation MKTQYIDLIQYLTEKSDDWISSKSLADKNDVSKRTIKSYISEINAIHQGLILSSNKGYKVDTDKVNMFLASEQKAIPQTQPERIAYILKKLVQTNEPICIYDLSDALFISESTLRLDLKLIKDKLAKNNLELSLVKDHVGLQGKEKDKRKLMSSILYEEANGSFIDIDKIKGFYKELNIDYIREVVVETFSAHHFFTNDYYLTNVIIHITIALDRMKHDFQFLNKTVNYNVDNTAYLIAKDIAFKLESYFHVTYPEEEITDLAILISCNATNVNFTQIEVSDLENIAGKDCIDLVSEIAIDLDKYYYISIADSDFITRFTLHVKNLLMRLKNHHSTKNPLTNTIKRECPLIYDCAVHASHVIKEKTGYIISDDEIAYLAFHLGYAIELQRQSNVKISCTVLFPLYYNMNVQIINKLQQYFGDDISIHSIVTDESDLNYVTSDFIISSAQLHKIPEVPYVVITPFFIESDREKVSNKIFELKEQKKKNQFKLHLKSFLDERHFCHSTAKSGKEDILRFICDTMNRDGYTNENFFTKIMEREAMSSTAFGQVALPHAIKMESSKTGMFIYLNPNGIKWDHSTVKIVLLITVSGEDRKIFRDIFDALATILTDDKHVNLLSSLDHFNDFINQLIACWE, from the coding sequence ATGAAAACGCAGTATATTGATTTGATTCAATATTTAACCGAAAAAAGTGATGATTGGATTTCATCGAAAAGTTTAGCGGACAAAAACGACGTGTCCAAACGCACCATCAAATCTTATATAAGTGAGATCAATGCTATTCACCAGGGGTTAATCCTGTCGTCGAATAAAGGTTATAAAGTCGATACGGATAAAGTAAATATGTTTCTGGCAAGTGAACAAAAAGCAATCCCGCAAACCCAACCCGAAAGAATAGCTTATATTCTGAAAAAACTGGTGCAAACCAATGAGCCCATTTGCATTTACGATTTAAGCGACGCTCTGTTTATCAGCGAGTCAACACTTAGACTGGATCTGAAGCTGATCAAGGACAAGCTTGCCAAAAACAACCTGGAGCTGAGTTTGGTTAAAGATCATGTTGGGCTGCAAGGAAAGGAAAAAGATAAGCGCAAGCTAATGAGCAGCATTTTGTACGAGGAGGCCAACGGAAGTTTTATTGATATCGATAAAATCAAAGGATTTTATAAAGAGTTAAATATCGATTACATTCGGGAAGTCGTCGTTGAAACCTTTTCGGCTCATCACTTTTTTACGAATGATTATTATTTAACCAATGTGATCATCCACATCACCATTGCATTGGACAGAATGAAACATGATTTTCAGTTTTTAAATAAGACCGTGAATTATAACGTCGACAACACCGCATATTTAATCGCCAAAGATATCGCTTTTAAATTAGAATCGTATTTTCATGTAACCTATCCAGAAGAAGAAATCACCGATTTGGCGATCTTAATTTCGTGTAATGCGACCAATGTTAACTTTACGCAAATTGAAGTAAGCGACCTGGAAAATATCGCCGGCAAAGACTGCATTGATTTGGTCAGTGAAATAGCCATTGACCTGGATAAGTATTACTATATCAGTATTGCCGATTCTGATTTTATTACGCGTTTTACGCTGCATGTAAAAAACCTTTTGATGAGATTAAAAAATCATCATTCAACGAAAAATCCATTAACGAACACGATCAAAAGAGAATGCCCGCTCATTTATGATTGCGCTGTTCATGCTTCACATGTGATTAAAGAAAAAACCGGTTATATCATTAGCGATGATGAAATTGCCTATTTGGCTTTTCACCTGGGGTATGCTATTGAATTACAACGGCAATCGAACGTAAAAATCTCGTGCACGGTGCTGTTTCCGCTTTACTACAATATGAATGTGCAAATCATCAATAAATTACAGCAGTATTTTGGCGATGATATATCGATTCATTCGATTGTAACCGATGAGAGCGATTTGAATTATGTAACAAGTGATTTTATTATTTCTTCTGCCCAATTGCATAAGATTCCGGAAGTACCCTATGTCGTGATCACCCCGTTTTTTATAGAAAGTGATCGGGAAAAAGTATCGAATAAAATATTTGAATTAAAAGAGCAAAAAAAGAAAAATCAATTTAAGCTCCATCTGAAATCTTTTTTGGACGAAAGACATTTCTGCCACTCCACGGCAAAGTCCGGGAAAGAGGACATTTTACGGTTTATCTGTGACACCATGAACCGGGATGGTTATACGAACGAAAATTTTTTTACCAAAATTATGGAACGGGAAGCAATGTCCTCTACCGCGTTCGGACAAGTGGCCCTTCCTCATGCGATCAAAATGGAATCCAGCAAAACGGGCATGTTCATTTATTTGAATCCGAATGGCATCAAATGGGATCACTCTACCGTGAAAATAGTTTTATTAATCACCGTCAGCGGGGAGGATCGAAAAATATTCCGCGACATATTCGATGCGCTCGCCACCATATTGACGGACGATAAACATGTGAATTTATTGTCATCCCTCGATCATTTCAATGATTTTATCAATCAATTAATCGCCTGCTGGGAATAA
- a CDS encoding MarR family winged helix-turn-helix transcriptional regulator — protein sequence MKPHKYTPYLDLFQVIGLKLKKKADGSIKELGLNAQQGKIILYIYENQETGLIQRDLADRFHLRGASITSVLQGLEQRGFIERKIPANNERQKNIYVLPKAVELIEDFNDSFQKVEDEIVQVLTEEEKQTLKELLIRINERLY from the coding sequence ATGAAGCCTCACAAGTATACGCCTTATCTGGATTTGTTTCAGGTTATTGGCCTTAAGTTAAAGAAAAAAGCGGACGGTAGCATAAAAGAGTTAGGATTAAACGCTCAACAAGGAAAAATAATTTTGTATATCTACGAGAATCAAGAGACTGGATTGATTCAGAGGGATCTTGCTGATCGGTTTCATCTGCGCGGGGCTAGCATTACAAGTGTGCTTCAAGGTCTTGAGCAAAGAGGATTTATCGAGCGTAAAATCCCAGCCAATAATGAACGGCAAAAAAATATTTATGTTTTACCAAAGGCCGTTGAATTGATTGAAGACTTTAATGACTCCTTCCAAAAGGTGGAGGACGAAATCGTTCAAGTCCTTACCGAAGAGGAGAAGCAAACCTTGAAGGAATTGTTGATCAGAATTAATGAACGCTTATACTAA
- a CDS encoding PTS sugar transporter subunit IIB, translated as MANSSEMLHVLLVCGSGASSGFMAANIRKAAKKRNLNMDIKARGEAEIENYIQDIDALLVGPHLAYIVDEIEELTKDVHVKVLLMKPSYYSTLDGEAALDDLLRELNS; from the coding sequence ATGGCAAATTCAAGCGAAATGTTACATGTGTTGTTAGTCTGCGGGTCCGGAGCAAGTTCCGGTTTTATGGCTGCCAATATTCGCAAGGCCGCTAAAAAGAGAAACTTGAATATGGATATCAAAGCTAGAGGGGAAGCGGAAATTGAGAATTATATCCAAGATATCGATGCTTTGTTGGTTGGTCCCCACTTGGCTTATATCGTTGATGAAATCGAAGAGCTTACCAAAGATGTTCATGTCAAAGTGCTCTTAATGAAGCCTTCTTATTATTCCACTTTAGATGGGGAAGCCGCTTTAGATGATCTGCTGCGTGAGTTGAACAGTTAA
- a CDS encoding amidohydrolase family protein, with amino-acid sequence MEKVAQNAALEQVTAITNVRIFDGDQIITPRYVVIKGESIISVGGDIPADATIIDGENATLLPGLIDAHVHTSIGGLRDALKFGVTTELEMNGDFAKRGREIQLKNVNDVADVRSAGIAITAPGGHPDELLPDGDEIPEFVLKELEKLSKEDRETMLAAYAHDHEEIPQVTTVEEAIKHVHTQVENGADYIKIMIEEGTVMGAPGLPVLSDEILKTAVTEAHKFDKLVIAHVLTARSSQEAIDFGVDGLGHLFIDRPEYTSELVKSIASSGAFVIPCLVLNSSIIGNPASELANDPRVHSKLSLDWIDILNSSFNTFPQGNMENSFKNVMDLHRAGVNILVGTDVAPVPISNLGGLAHGASVHHEMQLLVKAGFTPIEALQSATSKPARCFGLIDRGRIAEGARADLILVNGDPITYISDTLSIKAVWFKGVQKLN; translated from the coding sequence ATGGAGAAGGTAGCTCAAAATGCTGCGTTAGAACAAGTTACGGCGATTACAAATGTACGTATCTTTGATGGAGACCAAATTATTACCCCCAGATATGTTGTCATTAAAGGGGAGTCCATTATTTCAGTGGGTGGAGACATTCCGGCCGATGCAACGATTATCGATGGAGAAAATGCGACTCTACTGCCTGGTCTGATTGATGCACATGTCCATACCTCAATCGGAGGATTACGAGATGCCTTAAAATTCGGCGTTACAACAGAACTCGAAATGAACGGCGATTTTGCTAAAAGAGGGCGCGAGATTCAGTTAAAAAATGTGAATGACGTCGCAGACGTCCGTTCTGCTGGCATAGCGATCACCGCTCCGGGCGGACACCCAGATGAATTACTGCCGGATGGAGATGAAATACCGGAATTCGTATTAAAGGAACTAGAGAAGTTATCGAAGGAAGACCGGGAAACGATGTTGGCTGCATACGCTCACGATCACGAAGAAATACCACAAGTGACGACGGTGGAAGAGGCGATTAAACATGTGCATACTCAAGTGGAAAATGGAGCCGACTATATTAAGATCATGATTGAAGAAGGTACGGTCATGGGTGCACCTGGCCTACCTGTACTAAGCGACGAGATTCTGAAAACAGCCGTGACAGAAGCCCACAAGTTCGATAAGTTGGTCATCGCCCACGTCTTGACGGCTCGTTCATCGCAGGAAGCCATCGATTTTGGAGTCGACGGTTTGGGCCACTTGTTTATCGACAGACCCGAGTACACGTCCGAGTTAGTGAAATCCATAGCGAGTTCAGGTGCTTTTGTTATACCGTGCTTGGTGTTGAATTCATCTATTATTGGAAATCCGGCATCAGAATTGGCGAATGATCCGCGTGTTCATTCCAAATTAAGTCTGGATTGGATCGATATCTTGAACTCCAGTTTCAATACGTTTCCACAAGGCAATATGGAGAACAGCTTTAAGAATGTGATGGACCTACACCGTGCCGGAGTTAATATTCTGGTAGGGACGGATGTCGCTCCGGTTCCCATTTCGAATCTTGGCGGCCTCGCTCATGGAGCCAGCGTCCATCATGAAATGCAATTGCTGGTGAAGGCCGGGTTCACTCCGATAGAAGCGCTTCAGTCGGCTACCTCGAAACCAGCCCGTTGCTTTGGTCTTATTGATCGCGGCCGTATTGCCGAGGGTGCGCGCGCTGACCTTATACTAGTAAACGGTGATCCGATAACTTACATCTCGGATACCTTGTCCATTAAAGCCGTATGGTTCAAAGGTGTACAGAAACTAAACTAA